A stretch of Mus caroli chromosome 5, CAROLI_EIJ_v1.1, whole genome shotgun sequence DNA encodes these proteins:
- the Lrcol1 gene encoding leucine-rich colipase-like protein 1, with product MSVTVWTLLLLLLLLLWAVPTFQDKNTRVSAYKGIGEMCRNNSECQSDCCVTNSLNPQKFCTAQTVFLECVPWRKPNGFLCEENTECHSNCCIRTSSNPDRYCSSKTIFMQCISWRKPEGAICQNHLECWNLCCLPLSENSPSSYCTKRTGLLALCLPA from the exons ATGTCTGTCACGGTGTGGacgctgctgctgttgctgctgctgctgctctgggctGTACCCACATTCCAGGATAAGAACACAAGGGTTTCAGCCTACAAG GGGATCGGAGAGATGTGTCGAAACAATTCTGAGTGTCAGAGCGACTGCTGTGTCACCAACAGCTTGAACCCACAGAAATTCTGCACTGCCCAGACCGTGTTTTTGGAGTGTGTGCCCTGGAGGAAG CCAAATGGGTTCCTCTgtgaagaaaacacagaatgTCACAGCAACTGTTGCATCAGGACTAGCAGCAACCCAGACAGGTACTGCTCATCAAAGACCATCTTCATGCAGTGTATATCTTGGCGCAAG cccgaaGGAGCCATATGCCAAAACCACCTTGAATGCTGGAACCTGTGCTGCCTCCCACTGAGCGAGAACAGCCCTTCTTCCTACTGCACAAAGCGCACCGGGCTCCTGGCTCTCTGCCTGCCAGCC TGA